In the genome of Phlebotomus papatasi isolate M1 chromosome 2, Ppap_2.1, whole genome shotgun sequence, one region contains:
- the LOC129802727 gene encoding nuclear factor 1 X-type isoform X1 — MFIPDSLRSCMIETDVTSYLQTPSSGQDEFHPFIEALLPFVKSFSYTWFNLQAAKRKYYKKHEKKMSLEEERHCKDELQNEKAEVKQKWASRLLGKLRKDITQECREDFVQSITGKRQSICVLSNPDQKGKMRRIDCLRQADKVWRLDLVMVILFKAIPLESTDGERLEKNPECTKPGLCVNPYHINVSVRELDLYLANFINSHGEWRSWSEDRDPTDGVFPSAEALSPPIYNNNKKDDEGKRKESPSTGYTHNPYNGVVCNDIILATGVFSSRELWKLSKGSILDEGGDGSGGIQSNANTIKMENSAPYYCNSYSLSTAPPSLVSDRSQGSSMVVSSGYIDLVDPRAMHLSNSPLLRGQGKNDTCSSPPDASNSFPVILRSGEQLGATTGNALHNSLPLQRYSAHPRLVAVGQARPDDVMMTHGAMGSVPATSAPTAFYQHSPGDGSEVAHAEHHQQPPEGHSHSKYPENGHDTLSDFVTFVCQEAENSPQNVQVQQVLSRSPKPQYSQYSSMLPPPPLPPMARPVAIIRSTGDLTMITSPPSSITPPAAAALSSPHQEPEAGCASAAEIGSSPPLSPQLEASTRKSLTRISSPYSLGREYAFNHFHSQPAQLFSYTGGGQSVASSTMSGVISPTNLSLYSSPVTTPRTTSRSRWNAPFLLEEDFGMITHPVSNNTPEANTVILMEEDRFFQQSTTAVDVIDNTGHGIISRDHGVTSINTGVDGNVSKTDNVLISPKSEIL; from the exons ATGTTTATTCCAGACTCGCTGAGGAGCTGCATGATCGAAACGGACGTCACATCTTACCTGCAGACACCATCCTCAGGACAG GATGAATTTCATCCCTTTATTGAGGCCCTCCTGCCATTTGTTAAGTCATTTTCATACACATGGTTCAACTTGCAAGCGGCGAAAAGGAAGTACTACAAAAAGCATGAGAAGAAAATGTCCCTGGAAGAGGAGAGACACTGCAAAGATGAACTGCAA AATGAAAAGGCTGAGGTAAAGCAAAAATGGGCCTCGCGACTGCTGGGTAAGCTACGAAAAGACATCACGCAGGAGTGTCGTGAGGATTTTGTACAGAGCATAACGGGGAAGAGGCAATCGATATGTGTGCTGTCGAATCCGGACCAAAAAGGCAAGATGCGTCGCATTGACTGTCTACGTCAGGCAGATAAGGTGTGGCGTCTGGACCTTGTGATGGTAATCCTATTCAAAGCCATCCCACTTGAGAGCACAGATGGGGAGCGCCTGGAGAAAAATCCTGAATGTACTAAACCTGGCCTATGTGTCAATCCCTACCACATTAATGTCTCTGTGCGCGAACTGGACCTCTATTTAGCCAATTTCATTAATAGTCACGGTGAGTGGAGGTCCTGGTCGGAGGACCGAGATCCCACTGATGGTGTCTTTCCTTCCGCAGAAGCACTAAGTCCACCGATTTACAACAACAATAAAAAGGATGACGAAGGCAAGCGCAAAG AGTCTCCATCGACGGGTTATACTCATAATCCGTACAATGGTGTTGTCTGCAATGACATCATACTGGCGACAGGTGTCTTCTCATCGCGAGAGCTATGGAAATTGTCCAAAG GCTCAATTCTCGATGAGGGCGGAGATGGATCCGGTGGAATCCAGAGCAATGCCAACACCATCAAAATGGAGAATTCAGCTCCTTACTATTGCAATAGCTACTCTCTGTCCACAGCACCTCCTAGTCTTGTGTCAGATCGAAGTCAAGGATCTTCCATGGTCGTCTCGAGTGGATACA TTGATTTAGTGGATCCTCGAGCTATGCACCTGTCAAATTCACCCCTGCTTCGAGGTCAGGGGAAAAATGACACGTGTTCATCTCCTCCAGATGCATCCAATAGTTTTCCCGTGATCCTTCGATCAGGCGAACAATTGGGTGCTACAACTGGTAATGCGTTGCACAATTCCCTGCCTTTACAACGCTACTCGGCCCATCCTAGGCTCGTGGCAGTTGGTCAGGCCAGACCTGATGACGTGATGATGACGCATGGGGCAATGGGTTCCGTTCCAGCTACCTCAGCGCCAACTGCATTCTACCAACACAGTCCTGGCGATGGTTCTGAGGTAGCCCATGCGGAGCACCATCAACAACCACCTGAGGGTCATTCACACAGCAAGTATCCAGAGAATGGGCACGACACATTGTCAGACTTTGTGACATTTGTGTGCCAAGAGGCTGAAAACTCACCGCAGAATGTCCAAGTGCAGCAGGTTCTATCACGCAGTCCCAAGCCGCAGTATTCGCAGTACAGTTCAATGCTGCCACCACCACCTCTGCCTCCTATGGCCAGGCCTGTTGCCATTATTCGGTCAACAGGTGACCTTACGATGATAACCTCACCACCTTCCTCCATTACACCGCCTGCAGCAGCTGCCCTATCATCACCTCATCAGGAACCTGAAGCTGGTTGTGCGTCTGCAGCTGAAATTGGTTCTTCGCCACCTCTCAGTCCACAACTCGAAGCTTCGACTAGGAAGTCTTTGACGCGAATTTCAAGTCCCTATTCACTGGGCAGGGAGTACGCATTCAATCACTTCCATAGTCAACCAGCACAGCTTTTTAGTTATACGGGAGGAGGACAGTCTGTTGCTTCGTCCACTATGTCAGGAGTCATAAGTCCCACCAACTTAAGCCTGTACTCCTCACCTGTTACCACACCGCGCACCACCTCACGATCAAGGTGGAATGCACCTTTTCTTCTGGAGGAAGATTTTGGTATGATCACTCACCCAGTATCCAACAATACGCCAGAAGCCAACACAGTCATCCTCATGGAAGAAG atCGCTTTTTCCAACAGAGTACGACAGCTGTTGACGTGATTGACAATACGGGTCACGGGATAATAAGCCGTGATCATGGTGTTACGTCAATTAATACAGGGGTAGATGGAAATGTGTCAAAAACGGACAATGTTCTCATTTCACCAAAATCTGAGATCTTGTAG
- the LOC129802727 gene encoding nuclear factor 1 X-type isoform X2, with the protein MFIPDSLRSCMIETDVTSYLQTPSSGQDEFHPFIEALLPFVKSFSYTWFNLQAAKRKYYKKHEKKMSLEEERHCKDELQNEKAEVKQKWASRLLGKLRKDITQECREDFVQSITGKRQSICVLSNPDQKGKMRRIDCLRQADKVWRLDLVMVILFKAIPLESTDGERLEKNPECTKPGLCVNPYHINVSVRELDLYLANFINSHEALSPPIYNNNKKDDEGKRKESPSTGYTHNPYNGVVCNDIILATGVFSSRELWKLSKGSILDEGGDGSGGIQSNANTIKMENSAPYYCNSYSLSTAPPSLVSDRSQGSSMVVSSGYIDLVDPRAMHLSNSPLLRGQGKNDTCSSPPDASNSFPVILRSGEQLGATTGNALHNSLPLQRYSAHPRLVAVGQARPDDVMMTHGAMGSVPATSAPTAFYQHSPGDGSEVAHAEHHQQPPEGHSHSKYPENGHDTLSDFVTFVCQEAENSPQNVQVQQVLSRSPKPQYSQYSSMLPPPPLPPMARPVAIIRSTGDLTMITSPPSSITPPAAAALSSPHQEPEAGCASAAEIGSSPPLSPQLEASTRKSLTRISSPYSLGREYAFNHFHSQPAQLFSYTGGGQSVASSTMSGVISPTNLSLYSSPVTTPRTTSRSRWNAPFLLEEDFGMITHPVSNNTPEANTVILMEEDRFFQQSTTAVDVIDNTGHGIISRDHGVTSINTGVDGNVSKTDNVLISPKSEIL; encoded by the exons ATGTTTATTCCAGACTCGCTGAGGAGCTGCATGATCGAAACGGACGTCACATCTTACCTGCAGACACCATCCTCAGGACAG GATGAATTTCATCCCTTTATTGAGGCCCTCCTGCCATTTGTTAAGTCATTTTCATACACATGGTTCAACTTGCAAGCGGCGAAAAGGAAGTACTACAAAAAGCATGAGAAGAAAATGTCCCTGGAAGAGGAGAGACACTGCAAAGATGAACTGCAA AATGAAAAGGCTGAGGTAAAGCAAAAATGGGCCTCGCGACTGCTGGGTAAGCTACGAAAAGACATCACGCAGGAGTGTCGTGAGGATTTTGTACAGAGCATAACGGGGAAGAGGCAATCGATATGTGTGCTGTCGAATCCGGACCAAAAAGGCAAGATGCGTCGCATTGACTGTCTACGTCAGGCAGATAAGGTGTGGCGTCTGGACCTTGTGATGGTAATCCTATTCAAAGCCATCCCACTTGAGAGCACAGATGGGGAGCGCCTGGAGAAAAATCCTGAATGTACTAAACCTGGCCTATGTGTCAATCCCTACCACATTAATGTCTCTGTGCGCGAACTGGACCTCTATTTAGCCAATTTCATTAATAGTCACG AAGCACTAAGTCCACCGATTTACAACAACAATAAAAAGGATGACGAAGGCAAGCGCAAAG AGTCTCCATCGACGGGTTATACTCATAATCCGTACAATGGTGTTGTCTGCAATGACATCATACTGGCGACAGGTGTCTTCTCATCGCGAGAGCTATGGAAATTGTCCAAAG GCTCAATTCTCGATGAGGGCGGAGATGGATCCGGTGGAATCCAGAGCAATGCCAACACCATCAAAATGGAGAATTCAGCTCCTTACTATTGCAATAGCTACTCTCTGTCCACAGCACCTCCTAGTCTTGTGTCAGATCGAAGTCAAGGATCTTCCATGGTCGTCTCGAGTGGATACA TTGATTTAGTGGATCCTCGAGCTATGCACCTGTCAAATTCACCCCTGCTTCGAGGTCAGGGGAAAAATGACACGTGTTCATCTCCTCCAGATGCATCCAATAGTTTTCCCGTGATCCTTCGATCAGGCGAACAATTGGGTGCTACAACTGGTAATGCGTTGCACAATTCCCTGCCTTTACAACGCTACTCGGCCCATCCTAGGCTCGTGGCAGTTGGTCAGGCCAGACCTGATGACGTGATGATGACGCATGGGGCAATGGGTTCCGTTCCAGCTACCTCAGCGCCAACTGCATTCTACCAACACAGTCCTGGCGATGGTTCTGAGGTAGCCCATGCGGAGCACCATCAACAACCACCTGAGGGTCATTCACACAGCAAGTATCCAGAGAATGGGCACGACACATTGTCAGACTTTGTGACATTTGTGTGCCAAGAGGCTGAAAACTCACCGCAGAATGTCCAAGTGCAGCAGGTTCTATCACGCAGTCCCAAGCCGCAGTATTCGCAGTACAGTTCAATGCTGCCACCACCACCTCTGCCTCCTATGGCCAGGCCTGTTGCCATTATTCGGTCAACAGGTGACCTTACGATGATAACCTCACCACCTTCCTCCATTACACCGCCTGCAGCAGCTGCCCTATCATCACCTCATCAGGAACCTGAAGCTGGTTGTGCGTCTGCAGCTGAAATTGGTTCTTCGCCACCTCTCAGTCCACAACTCGAAGCTTCGACTAGGAAGTCTTTGACGCGAATTTCAAGTCCCTATTCACTGGGCAGGGAGTACGCATTCAATCACTTCCATAGTCAACCAGCACAGCTTTTTAGTTATACGGGAGGAGGACAGTCTGTTGCTTCGTCCACTATGTCAGGAGTCATAAGTCCCACCAACTTAAGCCTGTACTCCTCACCTGTTACCACACCGCGCACCACCTCACGATCAAGGTGGAATGCACCTTTTCTTCTGGAGGAAGATTTTGGTATGATCACTCACCCAGTATCCAACAATACGCCAGAAGCCAACACAGTCATCCTCATGGAAGAAG atCGCTTTTTCCAACAGAGTACGACAGCTGTTGACGTGATTGACAATACGGGTCACGGGATAATAAGCCGTGATCATGGTGTTACGTCAATTAATACAGGGGTAGATGGAAATGTGTCAAAAACGGACAATGTTCTCATTTCACCAAAATCTGAGATCTTGTAG